One part of the Anopheles merus strain MAF chromosome 3L, AmerM5.1, whole genome shotgun sequence genome encodes these proteins:
- the LOC121599681 gene encoding insulin-like growth factor-binding protein complex acid labile subunit — translation MSRQAVVGLLVLATAVGAVSYCPNRCVCDDEKLHVTCGEGELDVLPIALNPSIGRLVIKFNRIKSIDSSIQFYTELTMLDLSYNHLLSIPERIFMYQKKLLQLHLNNNKLGAVTNRTFGGLDELRVLNLRGNFIDEIGSELFKALPKLEELNLGQNRIATLHASAFDGLASLRVLYLDDNSISTIPTLSLTPLRGLAELYLGTNSLFRVLPGAFEGLAQLRRLDIHGSMLVNITSDTFRGLESIRSLDLSDNHLLKVPTVQLSGLKRLEELTIGQNDFETIPEGAFFGLSNLKSIDISGALNLRQVQSGAFSANPNLESITIASNKELLELDEGAFAGLPHIRRVSLRDNKIATFHEELLPWKHLVEFDLTENPLVCDCNVLWLRNLLQRQRPASEGQDDPAQLVCSGPDRLHGELLRDLTPDLLGCQHLQSKERAIFGAIIVASAASVTTLVLIVYRLRHRILDTLRRLGWGGGTKRATLHEEKDVEVQKSLGEVEYHQPHCNIYTYNYHPAYRNYQHPFGGQYTLPYPHYQSHGSGGGPAVSSGAATLQQHRAPHAQQPSGPSSIGAGVAPVYGAHQQQPQVQQQQLHHHHQQPPLPQTPKGTLSTSSSTTSSSTSSSALSSSGSTVSGVSAQTQSSTIYSPQYAHHIYEVPKNVSDT, via the coding sequence ATGAGCCGTCAAGCGGTGGTGGGACTTCTGGTGCTGGCGACCGCGGTCGGTGCCGTCTCGTACTGCCCGAACCGGTGCGTCTGCGACGACGAGAAGCTGCACGTGACGTGCGGCGAGGGCGAGCTGGACGTGCTGCCGATAGCGCTGAACCCCTCGATCGGCCGGCTGGTGATCAAGTTCAATCGCATCAAATCGATCGACTCGTCGATACAGTTCTACACCGAGCTGACGATGCTCGACCTGAGCTACAACCATCTGCTCAGCATCCCGGAGCGCATCTTCATGTACCAGaagaagctgctgcagctgcacctgaacaacaacaagctcGGTGCGGTGACGAACCGCACGTTCGGCGGGCTGGACGAGCTGCGGGTGCTGAACCTGCGGGGCAACTTCATAGACGAGATTGGCAGCGAGCTGTTTAAGGCGCTGCCGAAGCTGGAGGAGCTAAATTTGGGGCAGAACAGGATCGCTACGCTGCACGCCAGTGCGTTCGATGGGCTGGCCAGCCTGCGCGTGCTCTACCTGGACGACAACTCGATCAGCACGATACCGACGCTCTCGCTGACACCGCTCAGGGGGCTGGCGGAGCTGTACCTCGGCACGAACTCGCTGTTCCGCGTGCTGCCCGGCGCGTTCGAGGGGCTGGCGCAGCTGCGCCGCCTTGATATTCACGGCTCGATGCTGGTGAACATTACGAGCGACACGTTCCGCGGGCTGGAGAGCATCCGCTCGCTCGACCTCTCCGACAACCATCTGCTGAAGGTGCCCACGGTGCAGCTGAGCGGGTTGAAGCGGCTGGAGGAGCTTACCATCGGGCAGAACGACTTCGAAACCATCCCGGAGGGTGCGTTCTTTGGGCTTTCGAACCTGAAATCGATCGACATCTCCGGTGCGCTCAACTTACGCCAGGTCCAATCGGGCGCCTTCTCGGCCAACCCGAACCTGGAGTCGATTACGATTGCCTCCAACAAggagctgctcgagctggacGAGGGCGCCTTTGCCGGGCTGCCCCACATCCGCCGGGTGTCGCTGCGGGACAACAAGATCGCCACCTTCCACGAGGAGCTGCTGCCCTGGAAGCATCTGGTCGAGTTCGATCTCACCGAGAACCCGCTCGTCTGCGACTGCAACGTGCTCTGGTTGCGCAATCTGCTCCAGCGCCAGCGGCCGGCGTCGGAGGGCCAGGACGATCCGGCCCAGCTGGTGTGCAGCGGGCCGGACCGGCTGCACGGCGAGCTGCTGCGCGACCTGACGCCCGACCTGCTCGGCTGCCAGCATCTGCAGTCGAAGGAGCGGGCCATCTTCGGCGCGATCATCGTTGCGTCGGCGGCGAGCGTCACCACGCTCGTGCTGATCGTGTACCGGCTGCGGCACCGCATCCTCGACACGCTGCGCCGGCTCGGCTGGGGCGGCGGCACCAAGCGCGCCACGCTGCACGAGGAGAAGGACGTCGAGGTGCAGAAGTCGCTCGGCGAGGTGGAGTACCACCAGCCGCACTGCAACATCTACACGTACAACTACCACCCGGCGTACAGGAACTATCAGCATCCGTTCGGCGGCCAGTACACGCTGCCGTACCCGCACTATCAGTCGCACGGTAGCGGCGGTGGGCCGGCGGTCTCGTCCGGTGCGGCGACACTGCAGCAACACCGTGCACCGCATGCCCAGCAGCCGTCCGGGCCGAGCTCGATCGGGGCTGGCGTGGCTCCTGTTTACGGTgcacatcagcagcagccgcaggttcagcagcagcagcttcaccatcaccaccagcagccaCCGCTGCCCCAAACGCCCAAGGGTACGCTGAGCACCTCATCCTCGACCACCTCCTCTTCTACGTCCTCATCCGCGCTGTCATCGAGCGGCTCGACCGTGTCGGGCGTATCGGCCCAAACGCAGTCCTCCACGATCTACTCGCCGCAGTACGCGCACCACATATACGAAGTGCCCAAGAATGTGTCCGATACCTAG